A single genomic interval of Mycobacterium sp. DL592 harbors:
- a CDS encoding polyprenyl synthetase family protein, with protein MTSTADREDLVGRVEDRLRVIARLVRNSMLDALPDGEPHQWLYGPMREYPARPGKALRPALCLSAGRAFGADSDALLGASVAIELLHNTFLIHDDIVDGSEIRRGRPTLAASYGLGTALNAGDGLAMVAGQVLRKATRRIDPQIADLVWAEFDTMAMRTLEGQATEIGWQADDVEDLGPEDYLELIMHKTCWYTTIHPLRVGAILGSAGAVDLAPLVRFGFHFGAAFQIRDDLLNLIGDERTYGKEILGDLYEGKRTLTLVHLLATAEGDDRRVVRDYLRLSRGQRSAELVGTVRALMDDYGSITFTRQYAEGILLVAEEYFAQAFAGARPGPDLDFLQSLVPYVWARWR; from the coding sequence ATGACGAGCACCGCCGATCGGGAGGATCTTGTGGGGCGCGTCGAAGACCGCCTGCGCGTGATCGCACGGCTCGTGCGCAATTCAATGCTCGACGCTCTTCCCGACGGCGAGCCGCACCAGTGGCTGTACGGGCCGATGCGCGAATACCCCGCACGCCCGGGAAAGGCACTGCGCCCAGCGCTGTGCCTGTCGGCAGGCCGCGCCTTCGGCGCCGACTCTGACGCGCTGCTCGGTGCCTCGGTGGCGATCGAGCTGCTGCACAACACGTTCCTGATCCATGACGACATCGTCGACGGCAGTGAGATTCGTAGAGGACGGCCGACTCTGGCGGCCAGTTACGGTCTCGGTACCGCGCTCAATGCGGGGGACGGCCTGGCCATGGTGGCGGGTCAGGTGTTGCGCAAGGCAACCCGCAGAATCGACCCGCAGATCGCCGACCTGGTGTGGGCCGAATTCGACACGATGGCGATGCGGACGCTGGAGGGGCAGGCGACCGAGATCGGCTGGCAGGCAGACGATGTCGAAGATCTCGGCCCCGAGGACTATCTCGAGCTGATTATGCACAAGACGTGTTGGTACACCACGATCCACCCACTGCGGGTTGGCGCGATCCTCGGATCGGCCGGCGCGGTTGATCTGGCGCCGCTGGTGCGTTTCGGATTTCACTTCGGTGCGGCGTTTCAGATCCGCGACGACCTGCTGAATCTGATCGGTGACGAGCGCACCTACGGCAAGGAGATCCTCGGAGATTTGTACGAGGGGAAGCGGACTTTGACGCTGGTGCATCTGCTGGCCACCGCCGAAGGGGATGACCGGCGAGTGGTCCGCGACTACCTGCGCCTCAGCCGGGGGCAACGCTCAGCGGAGTTGGTGGGCACCGTCCGGGCCCTGATGGACGATTACGGAAGTATCACCTTCACCCGCCAGTACGCCGAGGGCATCCTGCTGGTCGCCGAGGAGTACTTCGCGCAAGCCTTCGCAGGTGCCCGACCCGGGCCCGACCTGGATTTCTTGCAGTCTCTGGTGCCTTACGTCTGGGCGCGCTGGCGCTAG
- a CDS encoding adenylate/guanylate cyclase domain-containing protein, whose translation MTDGSPTARIDELLDQACQAINAGDRAKANVIAEQILEFERGNAEAEDLLAAPAEAGEIRRLTIMFADLVDSTELSTRIEPEVYRTVVGRYREEVLRMVGQYGGHVGSTKGDGLLAFFGHPYAHEDDIVRAVQAGLEITSGVVALSNRVRRQFGFPIAVRVGIHRGIVYLDTEQDDVYGLAANLAARICSIAEPNSVAVSEAVEPLIRDHFELQARLPRSVKGVSDPVTYFRVLAERDVRPAPLGPLVGREEEVTYLREAWSQARRNELQTPGVVFLGEAGIGKSRLAWSAVGLAERSHGAVIELIGSPLHQDVGLRPIRRLLERRCRITRASSAAQRLENLRTEVDKVGLDPETFVPLLAPVLGIAPEGGYQTVQAEGRKLFQMIVDAVVAYLAACVRDAPALVLAEDMHWFDEDTAEVAQALLASNLGGHVLVVMTSRTPVAIPAPELATLFPLKPLSGEQSDLLITTLHPEVSEADRAAVRLRSDGIPLFIEELVTKLRNVPNSPSPAASVPDTLYEALFARLQTGAGSGRVVETAALIGNRVERSLLLSAVDLSEEELDEVLGQLVESRVLEPLSADSWRFRHELLREVATELPPPTLRRKLHGRVADSLVATAASGNPDWPLIAHHYAGANRHADSAGAYGRAAENAWQRGALNEARIHLTSALAEATSHPAGAIRDQMEIAIRLRRALLAQAAEGASSANAAADFESCLQLCSDDLQDDDVFSTVMSLYPYYTMRADLDRADLLVNSVRASLTGSRRKFLPINEFALGMLAWYRGDFGQTRAKLEVAIATLTEEAIRELESKLFMPNDATAGLFTQVAMMGYIDGNLPAAETGLAKAEAHCATLPFPQGAFSLAYTRQNEVLIRIEAGQLDRAGEVALELAALGERHGFDSWALVGMAQHASVTAFQALAEHGDDPAALAPHVATISAYVEAWRQLGVIALLTFYDALLARLLTASGDRERARERIDVALALARETGMHFYDAELLRIRAAASDDVDTRRTDLDAALSLAHSQDARLFGLRCAVDLFDLDATAGATALAEALAQLPADCGWPEVERARTLVE comes from the coding sequence ATGACAGACGGCTCGCCTACCGCTCGCATCGACGAGCTGCTCGATCAGGCATGCCAAGCGATCAATGCAGGCGATCGCGCGAAAGCGAACGTGATCGCAGAGCAGATACTGGAATTCGAGCGCGGTAACGCCGAAGCCGAAGATCTACTCGCCGCCCCGGCTGAGGCCGGCGAAATACGGCGTCTGACAATCATGTTCGCCGATCTGGTGGACTCGACCGAACTCTCCACCCGAATTGAGCCGGAAGTGTACCGCACCGTCGTGGGACGGTACCGCGAAGAGGTGCTGCGGATGGTCGGCCAGTACGGGGGGCACGTCGGGTCGACCAAAGGTGACGGACTGCTGGCATTCTTCGGTCATCCCTATGCCCACGAGGACGACATCGTTCGTGCCGTGCAGGCCGGCCTGGAGATCACGAGTGGTGTGGTTGCTCTCAGCAACCGGGTGCGGCGCCAGTTCGGATTCCCGATCGCCGTACGCGTCGGAATCCACCGCGGCATAGTTTATCTGGACACCGAGCAGGACGACGTTTACGGTCTTGCCGCGAATCTGGCCGCCAGAATCTGCAGTATCGCCGAACCGAACAGCGTCGCAGTGTCGGAAGCGGTGGAACCCCTTATCAGAGATCACTTCGAGCTCCAGGCACGGCTCCCCCGCAGTGTGAAAGGTGTTTCGGATCCCGTCACCTACTTCCGCGTGCTGGCCGAACGCGACGTCCGCCCCGCACCCCTGGGGCCGCTGGTCGGCCGTGAAGAAGAGGTCACGTATCTGCGCGAGGCATGGTCGCAGGCTCGGCGCAACGAGCTGCAGACTCCCGGTGTCGTCTTCTTAGGTGAGGCGGGCATCGGCAAAAGCCGGCTGGCATGGTCGGCGGTCGGCTTGGCCGAGAGGTCGCACGGCGCCGTGATCGAGTTGATAGGTTCACCGCTGCACCAAGACGTCGGCCTGCGCCCGATCCGCCGACTGCTCGAACGCCGTTGCCGCATCACCCGGGCATCCAGTGCGGCGCAACGTCTCGAGAACCTGCGAACGGAGGTCGACAAGGTCGGGTTGGACCCCGAGACGTTTGTCCCCCTTCTGGCTCCTGTTCTGGGCATAGCGCCAGAAGGTGGCTACCAGACCGTGCAGGCCGAGGGCCGCAAACTGTTCCAGATGATTGTGGACGCCGTCGTTGCCTACCTCGCAGCCTGCGTACGCGACGCACCGGCGCTCGTGCTGGCTGAGGATATGCACTGGTTCGACGAGGACACCGCCGAAGTGGCACAGGCGCTGCTGGCGTCGAATCTCGGCGGACATGTACTGGTCGTCATGACGAGCCGCACCCCCGTTGCGATACCCGCGCCCGAATTGGCAACCTTGTTCCCACTCAAGCCGCTGTCCGGCGAGCAATCCGATCTGCTGATCACAACACTTCACCCCGAGGTCTCGGAAGCGGACAGGGCGGCCGTGCGATTGCGCAGCGACGGGATTCCCCTGTTCATCGAAGAATTGGTGACGAAACTCAGGAACGTGCCGAACAGTCCGTCCCCGGCCGCGTCCGTTCCAGACACTCTCTACGAGGCGTTGTTCGCCAGACTCCAGACAGGCGCGGGCTCTGGACGGGTGGTGGAGACGGCCGCACTGATCGGCAACCGCGTCGAACGCAGCCTACTGCTGTCTGCCGTCGACCTCTCCGAAGAGGAACTTGACGAAGTGCTCGGTCAGCTCGTCGAAAGTCGGGTTCTGGAACCACTTTCGGCTGACAGCTGGCGGTTCCGGCATGAATTGCTCCGTGAGGTCGCCACCGAGTTACCGCCGCCCACCCTGCGACGCAAACTGCATGGCCGGGTCGCCGACAGCCTCGTGGCCACCGCCGCTTCCGGCAACCCGGACTGGCCGTTGATCGCCCACCATTATGCGGGCGCGAACCGGCATGCCGACTCCGCGGGTGCATACGGCAGGGCGGCGGAGAACGCCTGGCAGCGCGGCGCGCTCAACGAAGCCCGTATCCACCTCACTTCGGCTCTCGCCGAAGCCACCAGCCACCCGGCCGGTGCCATCCGCGACCAAATGGAAATCGCGATCCGACTGCGCCGAGCGCTTCTTGCTCAGGCCGCCGAAGGCGCCTCCAGCGCCAACGCTGCGGCGGACTTCGAGTCCTGTTTGCAACTGTGCAGCGATGATCTCCAGGACGATGACGTGTTCTCAACCGTCATGTCGCTCTACCCGTACTACACGATGCGCGCCGACCTCGACCGTGCTGACCTGCTGGTGAATTCAGTCCGAGCAAGTCTGACCGGATCGCGGCGGAAGTTCTTGCCGATCAACGAATTCGCACTGGGAATGCTGGCCTGGTATCGCGGTGACTTCGGTCAAACGCGCGCCAAACTCGAAGTGGCGATAGCCACCCTCACCGAGGAGGCGATCCGCGAGCTCGAATCGAAGCTTTTCATGCCGAACGACGCGACCGCCGGCTTGTTCACTCAGGTGGCGATGATGGGCTATATCGACGGCAACCTCCCCGCCGCCGAAACAGGTTTGGCCAAAGCCGAGGCACACTGCGCCACGCTGCCGTTCCCGCAGGGCGCATTCAGCCTTGCCTATACGCGCCAGAACGAAGTACTGATCCGCATCGAAGCCGGCCAGCTTGATCGGGCAGGGGAGGTCGCCCTCGAGTTGGCAGCCCTGGGCGAGCGGCACGGTTTCGACTCGTGGGCGCTCGTGGGGATGGCTCAGCATGCAAGCGTGACCGCCTTCCAGGCGCTCGCCGAGCATGGCGACGATCCGGCGGCGCTGGCGCCCCACGTCGCGACGATCAGCGCCTACGTCGAAGCGTGGCGCCAGTTGGGCGTGATCGCCTTGCTCACGTTCTATGACGCGTTGCTGGCACGGCTTCTGACCGCGAGCGGTGACCGTGAGCGCGCGAGAGAGCGGATCGACGTTGCGCTGGCATTGGCACGCGAGACCGGCATGCACTTTTACGACGCGGAGCTGTTGCGGATCCGCGCCGCGGCATCCGACGACGTCGACACGCGGCGAACCGATCTCGACGCGGCCCTTTCCCTGGCCCACAGCCAGGACGCGCGACTGTTCGGACTCCGCTGTGCGGTAGACCTTTTCGACCTCGATGCAACAGCCGGCGCTACCGCGCTGGCTGAAGCCCTGGCGCAGTTGCCCGCCGATTGCGGCTGGCCCGAGGTGGAGCGAGCCCGGACGCTCGTCGAGTGA
- a CDS encoding FAD-dependent oxidoreductase: MRQPSGKVVILGGGMAGLSTAWRLSEPGWRDRFDSITVYQRGWRLGGKGASSRGEHGRIEEHGLHIWLGSYENAFSLLRECYAELDRPTTDPGAPIQNWWQAMVPADNPGLADRFGDEWLTWLGTHPRDEELPGEPSGTGRTMTVVSFVDRALRLLLAFADSVRDATAEGLHLSTSPDPPNPTYAEPIDTVRQAILATLTEIADTGSPADATRTLLDDVLNAISSGIDHDERPGRLRMWTLLSLVVASVRGIVADNLVTRPNGFRAINDEEFGEWLVRHGAHPDVLASAMLRGLYDLVFGYVDGDPEHPSVAAGLMVFMLGQVLFAYKGALFWKMTAGMGDVVMAPVFQVLRSRGVRFEFFHRLDELTLDQQRTAVDTIRLGTQVRLAEGIEQYDPLVTVQGLPVFPATPRTEQLATQAGPDLESHFGDHDDVGTRILRRGTDFDHVVLAVSVGMVPVVAAELLADNAAWREMVAHVRTVATQSFQIWLRPTEPELGWDHPGSTISAYRRPFETWASMPQTLWTEDWPADAAPGTVAYFCGSLDAEWPSDEDRADYVRRYTKQVLTDSTDHLDRNLGLFLPGAVTAAGFDWELLAGNDGRVGQQALATQYFSVNIDPSDRYVQSVPGSDKYRLRPDESGYDNLVLAGDWTDCGMNAGCIEAAVMSGLEAANTLLGRGRFHRIRGYWLP; this comes from the coding sequence GTGAGGCAGCCGTCGGGCAAAGTCGTGATACTGGGCGGCGGCATGGCCGGCCTGAGCACCGCCTGGCGGCTCAGCGAACCGGGCTGGCGGGACCGCTTCGACTCCATCACCGTGTACCAGCGCGGCTGGCGACTCGGCGGCAAAGGGGCATCGAGCCGCGGCGAACACGGCAGGATCGAGGAACACGGCCTGCACATCTGGCTCGGCTCCTACGAGAATGCCTTCAGCTTGCTGCGCGAGTGCTACGCCGAGTTAGACCGCCCGACAACAGATCCCGGCGCGCCGATTCAGAACTGGTGGCAGGCCATGGTTCCCGCGGACAATCCCGGACTGGCGGACCGCTTCGGCGACGAGTGGCTGACCTGGCTGGGCACCCATCCCCGCGACGAGGAACTTCCTGGCGAGCCCTCGGGCACTGGTCGGACCATGACTGTGGTCTCGTTCGTCGACCGGGCGTTGCGCTTGCTGCTGGCGTTCGCCGATTCGGTTCGCGACGCCACCGCCGAGGGACTGCACCTGTCGACCTCACCGGACCCGCCGAACCCCACGTATGCCGAACCCATCGATACTGTGCGACAAGCGATTCTGGCCACCCTGACCGAAATTGCTGACACCGGTAGTCCCGCAGATGCCACCCGAACACTGCTCGATGACGTGCTGAACGCGATCAGCAGCGGGATCGACCACGACGAACGGCCGGGGCGACTACGAATGTGGACCCTGCTGTCCCTGGTAGTCGCCAGCGTCCGCGGGATCGTCGCCGACAATCTAGTAACGCGTCCGAACGGCTTCCGGGCAATCAATGACGAGGAGTTCGGTGAGTGGCTGGTACGCCACGGCGCTCACCCCGACGTGCTGGCGTCGGCGATGTTGCGCGGCTTGTACGACCTGGTCTTCGGTTATGTCGACGGCGACCCGGAACACCCCTCGGTCGCGGCAGGACTGATGGTGTTCATGCTCGGCCAGGTGCTATTCGCCTACAAGGGTGCGCTGTTCTGGAAGATGACCGCCGGCATGGGCGATGTTGTGATGGCGCCGGTCTTCCAGGTGTTACGCAGTCGCGGAGTGAGATTCGAGTTCTTCCATCGCCTTGACGAGCTGACGCTCGACCAGCAGCGCACCGCCGTCGACACGATTCGTTTGGGCACCCAGGTGCGGCTCGCCGAGGGGATCGAACAGTACGACCCACTGGTCACAGTCCAAGGCCTGCCCGTGTTTCCCGCCACCCCGCGCACGGAACAGCTGGCGACGCAGGCCGGTCCGGACCTCGAGTCACACTTCGGCGATCACGACGACGTCGGCACCCGGATCCTGCGACGAGGTACCGATTTCGACCACGTCGTCCTTGCGGTATCAGTGGGAATGGTGCCCGTAGTCGCCGCCGAACTACTCGCCGACAATGCTGCGTGGCGTGAGATGGTCGCCCACGTCCGTACCGTCGCCACCCAGTCTTTCCAGATCTGGCTGCGCCCAACGGAACCCGAATTGGGCTGGGACCATCCCGGGTCGACTATCAGCGCGTACCGGCGGCCTTTCGAGACGTGGGCTTCGATGCCACAGACGCTATGGACCGAGGACTGGCCGGCCGACGCCGCGCCCGGCACAGTCGCATACTTCTGCGGCAGTCTCGACGCCGAGTGGCCGAGCGACGAGGATCGTGCCGACTACGTCCGGCGATACACCAAGCAGGTGCTCACCGACTCGACCGACCACCTCGACCGCAACCTCGGCCTCTTCCTGCCCGGCGCGGTGACCGCAGCGGGGTTCGACTGGGAACTGTTGGCGGGCAACGACGGTCGAGTCGGCCAGCAGGCGCTGGCCACCCAGTACTTCAGCGTCAACATCGATCCGTCGGACCGCTACGTCCAGTCCGTGCCGGGCTCGGACAAGTACCGGCTCAGACCGGACGAAAGCGGTTACGACAACCTGGTTCTGGCCGGCGACTGGACAGATTGCGGAATGAACGCAGGCTGCATCGAAGCTGCGGTGATGTCCGGCCTGGAGGCGGCCAACACCCTGCTTGGCCGCGGGCGGTTTCACCGCATCCGAGGATACTGGCTTCCTTAG
- a CDS encoding CGNR zinc finger domain-containing protein: MLFSHDTELTLRAACALINSDRVEGEQLVDQPALDAYLGSWGWTGRRDHDDAELASVHTLRGRLGRIWATADDEVRAVGQINALLSDTKASPWLTRHPEMPEWHLHLASIHDPLAQRMGAEMAMSLADLVRAGELRRLKICAASDCDAALLDLSRNRSRMFCDTGNCGNRQHVAAYRERRSKDG; encoded by the coding sequence ATGCTTTTCAGTCATGACACCGAGCTCACATTGCGGGCGGCCTGTGCGTTGATCAACAGCGACCGAGTCGAGGGTGAACAGTTGGTTGACCAGCCTGCGCTGGACGCCTACCTGGGCAGCTGGGGCTGGACCGGGCGGCGTGACCACGACGACGCCGAGCTCGCCTCGGTGCACACCCTGCGCGGGCGGCTGGGCCGGATCTGGGCTACCGCCGACGACGAGGTGCGTGCGGTCGGCCAGATCAACGCACTGCTGTCGGACACCAAGGCCTCGCCGTGGCTGACCCGCCACCCGGAGATGCCCGAGTGGCATCTGCACCTGGCCTCGATCCACGACCCACTGGCTCAGCGAATGGGCGCAGAAATGGCCATGTCACTGGCCGACCTGGTGCGCGCCGGCGAACTGCGGCGGCTGAAGATCTGCGCGGCCTCGGACTGTGACGCGGCGCTGCTCGATCTGTCCCGCAACCGATCGCGGATGTTCTGCGATACCGGCAACTGCGGTAACCGCCAGCATGTCGCCGCCTACCGGGAGCGGCGGTCCAAGGACGGCTAA
- a CDS encoding DMT family transporter, whose product MFAVGSAFTFGMSGPFAKALMGAGWSPTAAVTARLAGGALVMAIFATIVKPDWIREARDHARIVIAYGLVPIAGAQLCYYNAVSHLSVGVALLLEYTAPILVVGWIWGTTRRRPRGLTLAGVGLAIAGIMLVLNVFSGAAHINAAGVAWGLAAAICAACYFMMSDEVSADGSGLNSITLSAGGLVVGAVAVAALGLSGIMPLTFTANDAVVAGMTVPWYLPVIMLAVVATAIAYTLGISGVARLRPSFASLVGLGEVLFAVLSAWVLLGESVTAMQGIGGIVVLLGLALARQGDRSAEVTATTWPDGGPIEEIAAART is encoded by the coding sequence ATGTTCGCAGTCGGTTCGGCGTTCACGTTCGGCATGTCGGGCCCCTTCGCCAAGGCACTGATGGGCGCCGGGTGGTCACCCACCGCCGCCGTGACCGCGCGACTGGCCGGCGGGGCCCTCGTCATGGCGATCTTCGCCACGATCGTCAAACCGGACTGGATCCGGGAAGCCCGCGACCACGCCCGCATCGTCATCGCCTACGGCCTGGTCCCGATCGCCGGCGCGCAGCTCTGCTACTACAACGCCGTCTCGCACCTGTCGGTCGGCGTGGCACTGCTGCTCGAGTACACCGCCCCGATCCTGGTCGTCGGCTGGATCTGGGGCACCACCCGGCGGCGCCCCCGGGGCCTGACCCTGGCCGGCGTCGGACTCGCGATCGCCGGCATCATGCTGGTGCTCAACGTGTTCTCCGGAGCCGCTCACATCAATGCCGCTGGGGTGGCGTGGGGTCTGGCCGCGGCGATCTGCGCGGCCTGCTACTTCATGATGTCCGACGAGGTCAGCGCCGACGGAAGCGGACTGAACTCGATCACCCTGTCGGCCGGCGGCCTGGTGGTCGGCGCCGTCGCCGTCGCCGCGCTGGGGCTGTCCGGCATCATGCCCCTGACCTTCACCGCCAATGACGCGGTCGTGGCAGGCATGACGGTGCCGTGGTATCTGCCGGTCATCATGCTCGCCGTCGTTGCGACCGCGATCGCCTACACCCTGGGCATCAGCGGCGTGGCCCGGCTGCGGCCGAGCTTCGCCTCGTTGGTCGGCCTCGGCGAGGTGCTCTTCGCCGTGCTGTCCGCCTGGGTACTGCTCGGCGAGTCGGTCACCGCGATGCAGGGCATCGGCGGGATCGTGGTGCTCCTCGGCCTCGCCCTGGCCCGCCAGGGCGACCGAAGCGCCGAGGTCACCGCCACCACGTGGCCCGACGGCGGGCCGATCGAAGAGATCGCCGCCGCCCGCACGTGA
- a CDS encoding cutinase family protein: MTISLTLRSAAVTALLAGATLASPAALPSALADGCSDIQVVFARGTSEPPGIGRVGQAFVDSLRRKVGNRSVGVYAVNYPASYDFLAAADGANDASAFIQNVVNTCPNTKLVLGGYSQGAAIIDVITSVPFPAVGFTNPLPPEVPDHVAALAVFGNPTAKVGLPLTSSAVYGPKAIDLCNVGDPVCSDGNDVPAHRDYSSTGMTSQAASFVAGLL; the protein is encoded by the coding sequence GTGACGATCTCCCTTACCCTGCGCAGTGCCGCCGTTACCGCCCTGCTCGCCGGCGCCACGCTGGCCAGCCCGGCTGCCCTGCCCTCTGCGCTCGCCGACGGCTGCAGCGACATCCAGGTGGTGTTCGCCCGCGGCACCAGCGAACCACCGGGGATCGGCCGGGTCGGGCAGGCTTTCGTCGACTCGCTGCGCCGCAAAGTGGGCAACCGCTCGGTAGGGGTCTATGCCGTCAACTACCCGGCCAGCTACGACTTCCTGGCCGCCGCCGACGGCGCCAACGACGCCAGCGCCTTCATCCAGAACGTCGTCAACACCTGCCCGAACACCAAGCTCGTCCTCGGCGGTTACTCCCAGGGCGCGGCCATCATCGACGTCATCACCTCGGTACCCTTCCCCGCCGTGGGATTCACCAACCCGCTGCCGCCCGAGGTGCCCGACCACGTCGCCGCCCTGGCGGTCTTCGGCAACCCGACCGCCAAGGTGGGCCTCCCACTCACCTCGAGCGCGGTCTACGGCCCCAAAGCCATCGACCTGTGCAACGTCGGTGACCCGGTGTGCTCGGACGGCAACGACGTTCCAGCGCATCGCGATTACAGCTCGACCGGAATGACGAGCCAGGCGGCGTCCTTCGTCGCAGGCCTGCTCTGA
- a CDS encoding cutinase family protein, with product MSQPLITIARRFSVAAAVVTAATATLAGTAPTAAADPCPDVQVVFARGTSEPAGIGRVGQALTDTLQAQLGGRTIGTYAVNYPATYDFLAAADGATDATNHILATAAACPSTRFVLGGYSQGAAVVDMLLGIPPLGNKIGDIGSAPPLPSSVAGKVAAVAVFGNPAAKFGNPVSAAGAPFAGKGIDLCNDGDPICSQGRNPFAHTDYESGPMPGEAAGFIAGLL from the coding sequence ATGTCCCAGCCGCTCATAACGATTGCCCGCCGGTTCAGCGTTGCTGCGGCGGTGGTTACGGCCGCCACCGCCACCCTCGCCGGTACCGCCCCGACCGCTGCGGCCGACCCCTGCCCCGACGTGCAGGTCGTGTTCGCCCGCGGCACCAGCGAGCCCGCCGGTATCGGCCGCGTCGGCCAAGCTCTCACCGACACGCTGCAGGCCCAGCTCGGTGGCCGCACCATCGGCACCTACGCGGTGAACTACCCAGCCACCTACGACTTCCTGGCTGCCGCCGACGGTGCCACCGATGCGACCAATCACATCCTCGCCACCGCAGCAGCCTGCCCGTCGACCCGGTTCGTCCTGGGCGGATACTCCCAGGGCGCCGCCGTGGTGGACATGCTGCTGGGCATACCGCCGCTGGGCAACAAGATCGGCGACATCGGTTCGGCGCCGCCGCTGCCGTCCAGCGTGGCTGGCAAGGTCGCCGCCGTCGCGGTCTTCGGCAACCCGGCGGCCAAGTTCGGCAACCCGGTGTCGGCGGCGGGTGCACCGTTCGCCGGCAAGGGAATCGACCTGTGCAACGACGGCGATCCCATCTGCTCGCAGGGCCGCAATCCGTTCGCCCACACCGACTACGAGAGCGGCCCAATGCCCGGCGAGGCAGCGGGCTTCATCGCCGGCCTGCTGTAG
- a CDS encoding cutinase family protein, translating to MHSKRLFNGVMAVFSAAAVMLLAPVVSPWDSAAPLPTASAAPCPDVEVVFARGRFEPPGTGRIGQAFVDALRSKTSRNVGFYAVNYPADYQVDLGANDMSKHIQYMANNCPNTRLVLGGYSLGAAVTDLVLASPSPVFGYNNPLPLGMDGHVAAVALFGNGTRKVFGPVSDVSPLWGDKTIDMCTPDDPICSDNMNPETWVDNWNSHLQAAYIDSGLVDQAASFVAGKL from the coding sequence ATGCACAGTAAGCGGCTCTTCAACGGCGTGATGGCGGTGTTTTCCGCTGCGGCTGTGATGTTGCTCGCGCCTGTGGTGTCACCGTGGGATTCGGCGGCCCCACTACCCACTGCCAGCGCCGCCCCCTGTCCGGACGTCGAGGTGGTCTTCGCCCGCGGACGTTTCGAGCCGCCGGGCACCGGCCGGATCGGGCAGGCGTTCGTCGACGCCCTGCGTTCCAAGACGTCCAGGAACGTGGGCTTCTATGCGGTGAACTACCCCGCCGACTACCAGGTTGACCTCGGCGCCAACGACATGAGCAAGCACATCCAGTACATGGCCAACAACTGCCCCAATACCCGGCTGGTGCTCGGCGGATACTCCCTGGGCGCGGCGGTCACCGACCTGGTTCTGGCTTCGCCGTCGCCAGTGTTCGGATACAACAATCCGCTGCCGCTGGGGATGGACGGCCACGTCGCCGCGGTGGCGTTGTTCGGCAACGGCACCCGCAAGGTGTTCGGGCCGGTCTCAGATGTCAGCCCGCTGTGGGGCGACAAGACGATCGACATGTGCACGCCGGACGATCCGATCTGCAGCGACAACATGAACCCGGAAACCTGGGTCGATAACTGGAATTCTCATCTGCAGGCCGCCTACATCGACTCCGGATTGGTCGACCAGGCCGCAAGTTTCGTGGCCGGCAAGCTCTGA
- the truA gene encoding tRNA pseudouridine(38-40) synthase TruA — protein MTNVPATDTGGGHVVLSPRSARPVRLRLDIAYDGTAFTGWATQDGHRTVAGVLEESLSTVFREPVRLVAAGRTDSGVHATGQVAHVDVPADALEHAYPRHWRNGDARAGVAAGAAPEFLPLVRRLARFLPEDVRVREITRAPAGFDARFSALRRHYVYRISLAPYGVDPQLARYVTPWPRRLDIAAMASASRDLVGLHDFAAFCRHRPGATTIRDLQRLDWESEGDMVTAFVTADAFCWSMVRSLVGALLAVGEGRREPGWCATLLEASARSSDFAAAPARGLTLVKVDYPPDDELAARIAITRDLRTI, from the coding sequence ATGACGAACGTGCCCGCCACCGATACCGGTGGCGGGCACGTCGTTTTATCCCCTCGCTCCGCTCGCCCAGTCCGTCTGCGGCTCGATATCGCTTACGACGGAACCGCTTTCACCGGCTGGGCGACGCAGGACGGGCACCGTACCGTCGCCGGAGTCCTTGAGGAGTCGCTGTCGACGGTGTTCCGGGAGCCGGTGCGGTTGGTCGCCGCGGGCCGCACCGACAGTGGGGTACACGCCACCGGGCAGGTCGCCCACGTCGACGTCCCGGCCGACGCTCTCGAGCATGCCTATCCGCGTCATTGGCGGAATGGCGATGCTCGAGCCGGTGTCGCCGCCGGGGCGGCTCCGGAGTTCCTGCCGCTGGTCCGCAGATTGGCCCGGTTCCTGCCCGAGGACGTCCGGGTACGCGAGATCACCCGCGCACCAGCCGGTTTCGACGCCAGGTTCTCGGCCCTGCGCCGCCACTACGTCTACCGGATCTCGTTGGCCCCCTACGGCGTCGACCCGCAGCTGGCGCGGTATGTGACACCGTGGCCGCGCCGCCTGGATATCGCGGCGATGGCCAGTGCGTCTCGCGACCTGGTGGGGCTGCATGATTTCGCGGCATTCTGTCGCCACCGTCCCGGTGCCACCACGATCCGTGACCTTCAGCGGCTGGACTGGGAGAGCGAGGGCGACATGGTGACGGCCTTCGTCACCGCCGACGCGTTCTGCTGGTCGATGGTGCGCTCACTGGTGGGAGCGCTGCTGGCGGTGGGGGAGGGACGACGCGAACCCGGCTGGTGCGCAACACTGTTGGAGGCGTCGGCGCGCTCCAGTGACTTCGCGGCCGCACCGGCCCGCGGACTCACCCTGGTCAAGGTGGACTATCCGCCCGATGACGAGCTGGCGGCGCGGATCGCGATCACCCGCGATCTGCGAACGATCTGA